Proteins from a single region of Haloplanus sp. GDY1:
- a CDS encoding DUF7405 family protein, giving the protein MSPEGDRSRRAVLKAAVAMGGASALSACLDRAGDDPVPTGDPEAKPSSQHAWREYVRHDEHGNTQLPAHQILLYLDLPFDGPPNADDRAALAASLDALDRAYAWSHEGLLHSMAYSPAYFDRFDESLPEGIDLPEPTALSPFESPTFDRQDAVLHLASDRADVVLAADRALRGERASANGVSVPPLTEVATVASRRTGFVGAGLPAEHQDAAGIPDSKPVPEASPLFMGFEAGFRGNQATESYVTIDSGPFAGGTTEVIANLRQRLADWYGEQSYEERVMELFSPGHAAEGLVEGVGSNLGSSSGIDRFVDDVADHAREYGRVGHAQKAARANRDDEGNVRLLRRHFESTDDIGSEQAVASLHFPSLQRRISAFEEVRRAMNGTDVTEVTPAVRQRVNNGILEYIFVRRRGYFLLPPRRHRALPTPRPA; this is encoded by the coding sequence ATGTCCCCCGAAGGCGACCGCTCGCGACGGGCCGTCCTGAAGGCCGCCGTCGCGATGGGCGGCGCGAGCGCCCTGAGCGCCTGTCTGGACCGCGCCGGCGACGATCCGGTGCCGACCGGTGACCCCGAAGCCAAGCCGTCGAGCCAGCACGCCTGGCGCGAGTACGTCCGCCACGACGAACACGGCAACACGCAGCTTCCAGCCCACCAGATCCTCCTGTACCTCGACCTGCCGTTCGACGGGCCGCCGAACGCCGACGACCGGGCGGCGCTCGCGGCGTCGCTCGACGCGTTGGACCGAGCCTACGCGTGGAGCCACGAGGGGCTCCTCCACTCGATGGCCTACTCGCCGGCCTACTTCGACCGGTTCGACGAGTCGCTGCCCGAGGGGATCGACCTCCCGGAGCCGACGGCGCTGTCGCCGTTCGAGTCGCCGACCTTCGACCGGCAGGACGCGGTGCTCCACCTGGCGAGCGACCGGGCCGACGTCGTCCTCGCGGCCGACCGGGCGCTCCGGGGGGAGCGGGCGTCGGCAAACGGCGTGTCCGTCCCACCGCTCACCGAGGTGGCGACGGTGGCCTCCCGGCGGACGGGCTTCGTCGGCGCGGGACTGCCCGCCGAACACCAGGACGCCGCGGGGATTCCGGACTCGAAGCCCGTCCCCGAGGCGTCGCCGCTGTTCATGGGGTTCGAGGCGGGGTTCCGGGGCAACCAGGCGACCGAGTCGTACGTCACCATCGACTCCGGGCCGTTCGCGGGCGGGACGACCGAGGTGATCGCCAACCTCCGGCAACGGCTGGCCGACTGGTACGGCGAGCAGTCCTACGAGGAGCGGGTGATGGAGCTGTTCAGCCCGGGCCACGCCGCGGAGGGCCTCGTCGAGGGGGTCGGAAGCAACCTCGGGTCGTCGAGCGGGATCGACCGGTTCGTCGACGACGTCGCCGACCACGCCCGGGAGTACGGCCGCGTCGGCCACGCCCAGAAGGCGGCGCGGGCGAACCGCGACGACGAGGGGAACGTGCGCCTGCTCCGCCGGCACTTCGAGTCGACCGACGACATCGGCTCGGAGCAGGCGGTCGCGAGCCTGCATTTCCCGTCGCTCCAGCGACGCATCTCGGCGTTCGAGGAGGTCCGCCGCGCGATGAACGGAACGGACGTGACGGAGGTGACGCCGGCGGTGCGCCAGCGCGTCAACAACGGCATCCTGGAGTACATCTTCGTCCGCCGTCGGGGGTACTTCCTCCTCCCGCCGCGTCGACACCGGGCGCTGCCGACGCCGCGCCCGGCGTGA
- a CDS encoding iron transporter yields the protein MKRRELLRTGAALTGALSLSGCSSLVETRAVGVPPVPEGRPDGVYYPSHVEGMSMVGTATSGDYAAGLMYSYPHRFWNVTGEDVSRTDIESDDAVHLMASVWDPETEQVLPDTGLSAEIYRDGSLVSQEAIYPMLSQPMGFHYGANFGLEGDGTYEVRLSVGAMATRRTGAFAGRFAEPATLSIPFEYSQSAKEEISFRTLDEERVATSGAVDPMPMEMLPSSFAPLESNLPGRVLGSGTSNDARLVVTALESPPAGVDAEGTYLAVSARTPYNRMVIPAMGLSGRLERDGETVYAGPLDRTLDPDLGYHYGAVVDGVQSGDTLTVSVTVQPQTARHEGYETAFGGLMGGMPDVTVRVP from the coding sequence ATGAAGCGCCGCGAACTGCTCCGAACGGGGGCCGCCCTGACGGGGGCGCTCTCGCTGTCGGGCTGTTCCAGCCTGGTCGAGACGCGGGCCGTGGGGGTGCCGCCCGTCCCGGAGGGCCGCCCCGACGGCGTCTACTACCCGAGTCACGTCGAGGGGATGTCGATGGTGGGGACCGCGACGAGCGGCGACTACGCGGCGGGGCTCATGTACAGTTACCCCCACCGGTTCTGGAACGTCACCGGGGAGGACGTCTCGCGAACCGACATCGAGAGCGACGACGCCGTCCACCTGATGGCGAGCGTCTGGGACCCCGAGACGGAGCAGGTCCTCCCGGACACCGGGCTGTCGGCGGAGATCTACCGCGACGGGTCGCTCGTCTCCCAGGAGGCCATCTACCCCATGCTCTCCCAGCCGATGGGCTTTCACTACGGGGCGAACTTCGGGCTGGAGGGCGATGGGACCTACGAGGTCAGGCTGAGCGTCGGGGCGATGGCCACGCGGCGGACGGGCGCGTTCGCCGGCCGGTTCGCGGAGCCCGCGACCCTGTCGATTCCCTTCGAGTACAGCCAGTCGGCGAAAGAGGAGATCAGCTTCCGCACCCTCGACGAGGAACGGGTCGCCACGTCCGGCGCGGTCGACCCGATGCCGATGGAGATGCTGCCCTCGTCGTTCGCGCCGCTCGAATCGAACCTGCCGGGACGGGTCCTCGGGTCGGGGACGAGCAACGACGCCCGGCTGGTCGTGACGGCTCTGGAGTCGCCGCCTGCGGGCGTCGACGCCGAGGGCACCTACCTCGCGGTGTCGGCACGCACGCCGTACAACCGCATGGTGATCCCGGCGATGGGGCTGTCCGGTCGCCTCGAACGCGACGGCGAAACGGTGTACGCGGGACCGCTCGACCGGACGCTCGACCCCGACCTCGGCTATCACTACGGCGCGGTCGTCGACGGCGTCCAGTCGGGCGACACCCTCACCGTCTCGGTGACGGTCCAGCCACAGACCGCCCGACACGAGGGGTACGAGACGGCCTTCGGCGGCCTGATGGGCGGCATGCCCGACGTGACGGTCCGCGTCCCCTGA
- a CDS encoding DUF420 domain-containing protein, with translation MALRARNRVPELTAVLTVASLALVFGAALGAIPRGAIPRAPETVLAVIPHVNAVVSTVAVGTILAGVVFARRREFAKHRAMMLSSAALFAAFLALYLYKVILEGPAPFPGPEAVYTWVYLPLLAVHVLLAMVCIPLLYYVLLLATTRPVSALVDTPHARVGRVAASLWLVSFVLGNAVYALLYVLY, from the coding sequence ATGGCGCTACGAGCCCGGAACCGCGTGCCGGAACTCACGGCGGTCCTGACCGTCGCGTCGCTCGCGCTGGTGTTCGGCGCGGCGCTCGGTGCCATCCCCCGGGGTGCGATTCCGCGCGCCCCCGAGACGGTGCTGGCGGTCATCCCCCACGTCAACGCCGTCGTCAGCACCGTCGCCGTCGGTACTATCCTCGCCGGCGTGGTCTTCGCTCGCCGGCGCGAGTTCGCGAAACACCGCGCGATGATGCTGTCCTCGGCCGCCCTGTTCGCCGCCTTCCTCGCGCTCTACCTCTACAAGGTGATCCTAGAGGGACCGGCCCCGTTCCCCGGCCCCGAGGCCGTCTACACGTGGGTGTATCTCCCCCTCCTCGCCGTCCACGTCCTCCTCGCGATGGTCTGCATCCCGCTGCTGTACTACGTCCTCCTCCTCGCGACGACCCGCCCCGTCTCGGCGCTCGTCGACACGCCCCACGCCCGCGTCGGCCGCGTGGCGGCGAGCCTCTGGCTGGTCTCGTTCGTCCTCGGCAACGCCGTCTACGCCCTGCTGTACGTGCTCTACTGA
- a CDS encoding winged helix-turn-helix transcriptional regulator, whose translation MTRQRERIRHHVAANPGVHFNELARELDLATGQVQHHLKTLRRADDVVAEPLYGRTHYYTPEYDAAERGAIAVLRRETARDVLLHLIDEGPGPPGTVADDLGIARSTLEWHLDHLIEQDLVEKRRDDRDRVTLGLSRPEATARALREVEPTLPERLVDRFTRLVDGLVSEE comes from the coding sequence GTGACGAGGCAGCGCGAGCGCATCCGCCACCACGTCGCCGCCAACCCGGGCGTCCACTTCAACGAACTCGCCCGCGAACTCGACCTGGCGACGGGGCAGGTCCAGCACCACCTCAAGACGCTCCGGCGGGCGGACGACGTGGTCGCGGAACCGCTGTACGGCCGCACCCACTACTACACGCCCGAGTACGACGCGGCGGAGCGGGGCGCCATCGCCGTCCTGCGCCGCGAGACGGCGCGGGACGTGTTGCTCCACCTGATCGACGAGGGGCCCGGTCCGCCGGGGACGGTCGCCGACGACCTCGGAATCGCCCGGAGCACGCTGGAGTGGCACCTCGATCACCTGATCGAACAGGACCTCGTCGAGAAGCGCCGCGACGACCGCGACCGCGTGACGCTCGGGCTCTCGCGCCCCGAGGCGACCGCCCGGGCGCTGCGGGAGGTCGAACCCACCCTCCCGGAACGGCTCGTCGACCGGTTCACGCGGCTGGTGGACGGCCTCGTCTCGGAGGAGTAG
- a CDS encoding DUF7521 family protein: protein MNHLDIALVAVKTGTLLLGSLITYLSLKAYRRTGASSLRALAIGFGLVTVGALLAGVGHQFTALSLASSVVIESGLTLVGFAVIVYSLYAE, encoded by the coding sequence ATGAACCACCTCGACATCGCGCTCGTGGCCGTCAAGACCGGCACGCTCCTGCTCGGGAGCCTCATCACCTACCTCTCCCTGAAGGCGTATCGGCGGACGGGCGCGTCCTCGCTTCGCGCGCTCGCCATCGGCTTCGGGCTGGTCACCGTCGGCGCGCTCCTCGCCGGCGTCGGCCACCAGTTCACCGCGCTGTCGCTGGCCTCCTCCGTCGTCATCGAGAGCGGCCTCACGCTCGTCGGGTTCGCAGTCATCGTCTACTCCCTGTACGCCGAGTGA
- a CDS encoding halocyanin domain-containing protein codes for MSEERNVRLGRRRLLRAGAGAVGAGLVGAGAAGPAAAQSGPFGGWMSDVSNYDGVVDMTGSGEVTVDVGVQANNAAYGFGPAAIQVDTGTTVVWEWTGEGNLHNVVAESGGDFESELTQEAGFTFEHTFESEGVVQYFCQPHRALGMKGVVVVGDAVPEGAEVVGGGGGGGGGGSGSGSGGGSGSSGGSGGSGGEGSTSGSGDGGMGAGGRIMSLTIGGSLVAAFLSPVVFGIVLMLRNAGGASPEESGVEHGDPSHED; via the coding sequence ATGAGCGAGGAACGGAACGTGCGGCTGGGGCGACGGCGGCTGTTGCGGGCGGGCGCCGGTGCCGTCGGAGCCGGGCTGGTCGGTGCGGGAGCGGCCGGCCCCGCGGCGGCACAGTCCGGACCGTTCGGCGGCTGGATGAGCGACGTGAGCAACTACGATGGCGTCGTCGACATGACCGGTTCCGGCGAAGTGACCGTCGACGTCGGCGTCCAGGCCAACAACGCCGCGTACGGGTTCGGGCCGGCGGCCATCCAGGTCGACACCGGCACGACCGTCGTCTGGGAGTGGACGGGCGAGGGCAACCTCCACAACGTCGTCGCCGAGTCCGGCGGCGACTTCGAGAGCGAACTCACCCAGGAGGCCGGCTTCACGTTCGAACACACCTTCGAATCCGAGGGCGTGGTACAGTATTTCTGTCAGCCCCACCGCGCGCTCGGGATGAAGGGCGTGGTCGTCGTCGGCGACGCCGTCCCCGAGGGTGCCGAAGTCGTCGGCGGTGGCGGGGGCGGGGGCGGTGGCGGCTCCGGAAGCGGCTCCGGAGGCGGAAGTGGTAGCTCCGGCGGCTCCGGCGGCTCCGGCGGCGAGGGGAGCACCAGCGGCTCGGGCGACGGCGGCATGGGCGCGGGCGGCCGGATCATGTCCCTGACGATCGGCGGGTCGCTCGTCGCCGCGTTCCTCTCGCCCGTCGTCTTCGGCATCGTGTTGATGCTCAGGAACGCGGGCGGCGCCAGCCCGGAGGAGTCGGGCGTCGAGCACGGCGATCCGAGCCACGAGGACTGA
- a CDS encoding PQQ-binding-like beta-propeller repeat protein — MTDDTDPTPSALADRLSSPEAATRRDAMDRLASLAETRPRHVAREASAIRDRLGDDDPAVRAAACRLVATLGLVDAEGRLGDLRLDDDPAVSEAAREALSALDGATPVDPAPADERVAPDRRSEAASESTAEATPSPAPGTASPPAGTWPAWRFDARNTGYAPEGAGPTGDVAGRWRVALTGGHRGVEASPTFAEGTVHFGDGGTVVAADAADGSARWTVETGGDVTPTPTVVDGTAYAPSPDGVLALDAADGGREWTAATPDAVFGPPAVDGGVVYATDEAGTVVAVDAADGSERWRTEVGAGAPVCGPPAVADGRVFATVSNGAVVALDAADGAERWRFEMAHRSLIPPAVVDGVVYAACRGAVSALDAADGTTSWTAETAGGVGGAPAVADGTVYVGMGERLCALDAADGSERWAFETSRSPGAPAVAGDTVYVGTAGTLDPTAGSLHALDAADGSSRWTFDVEATGFGALAVANGGVYAVGDDGLYALGDPE, encoded by the coding sequence ATGACCGACGACACGGACCCGACCCCGTCGGCGCTGGCCGATCGGCTCTCGTCGCCGGAGGCCGCGACCCGCCGCGACGCGATGGACCGCCTCGCCTCGCTGGCCGAGACCCGTCCGCGCCACGTCGCCCGGGAGGCGTCGGCGATCCGTGACCGCCTCGGCGACGACGACCCCGCCGTCCGGGCGGCGGCGTGTCGGCTGGTCGCCACCCTCGGCCTCGTCGACGCCGAGGGCCGCCTCGGCGACCTGCGACTCGACGACGACCCCGCGGTGAGCGAGGCCGCACGCGAGGCGCTCTCGGCCCTCGACGGCGCGACCCCGGTCGACCCCGCGCCGGCCGACGAGCGAGTCGCCCCCGACCGTCGGTCCGAGGCGGCGTCCGAGTCGACGGCCGAGGCGACGCCGTCGCCCGCGCCCGGCACGGCGTCGCCACCCGCCGGGACGTGGCCCGCGTGGCGCTTCGACGCGCGGAACACGGGATACGCCCCGGAGGGGGCGGGACCGACCGGCGACGTCGCCGGCCGGTGGCGCGTCGCGCTCACCGGCGGGCACCGCGGGGTGGAGGCGTCCCCGACGTTCGCGGAGGGGACGGTCCACTTCGGCGACGGCGGGACGGTCGTGGCCGCCGACGCGGCCGACGGGAGCGCGCGGTGGACGGTCGAGACCGGGGGCGACGTGACGCCGACCCCGACGGTGGTCGACGGCACCGCCTACGCCCCGAGTCCGGACGGCGTGCTCGCCCTGGACGCGGCCGACGGCGGCCGCGAGTGGACGGCGGCGACGCCGGACGCGGTCTTTGGTCCGCCGGCGGTGGACGGGGGCGTCGTCTACGCCACCGACGAGGCGGGGACGGTGGTCGCCGTCGACGCGGCCGACGGGAGCGAGCGCTGGCGGACCGAGGTCGGGGCCGGGGCGCCCGTGTGCGGCCCGCCGGCGGTGGCCGACGGGCGCGTCTTCGCCACGGTCTCGAACGGCGCGGTCGTCGCCCTGGACGCGGCCGACGGCGCCGAACGCTGGCGGTTCGAGATGGCTCACCGGTCCCTGATTCCGCCGGCCGTGGTCGACGGCGTCGTCTACGCGGCCTGTCGCGGCGCCGTCAGCGCCCTGGACGCGGCCGACGGGACGACGTCGTGGACGGCGGAGACGGCGGGGGGCGTGGGCGGGGCGCCGGCGGTGGCGGACGGGACCGTCTACGTCGGGATGGGCGAACGCCTGTGTGCGCTGGACGCTGCCGACGGAAGCGAGCGGTGGGCGTTCGAGACGTCCCGGTCGCCCGGGGCGCCGGCGGTGGCGGGCGATACCGTCTACGTGGGCACCGCCGGAACGCTCGATCCGACGGCCGGGAGCCTCCACGCCCTGGACGCGGCCGACGGGAGTTCACGGTGGACCTTCGACGTCGAGGCGACGGGATTCGGCGCGCTGGCGGTGGCGAACGGGGGCGTCTACGCCGTGGGCGACGACGGCCTCTACGCGCTCGGCGACCCCGAGTGA
- a CDS encoding MoaD/ThiS family protein has protein sequence MSTTTESERRAEPHTTTVHLRATGHVRDAMERPHQEFTFEGDTLRDLLEAFFDDHPELAEMLIAETEAEATTDGWAKPPENLPGTWHKNPEGEQTKPYARVLVNGKFNEVLDGFDTKIEDGDRVSFVYPFIFCC, from the coding sequence ATGAGCACGACCACGGAGTCGGAGCGCCGAGCCGAACCGCACACGACGACGGTCCACCTGCGCGCGACGGGGCACGTCCGCGACGCCATGGAGCGACCCCACCAGGAGTTCACGTTCGAGGGCGACACCCTCCGTGACCTGCTGGAGGCCTTCTTCGACGACCACCCGGAGCTGGCGGAGATGCTGATCGCGGAGACGGAGGCCGAGGCGACGACGGACGGGTGGGCGAAACCGCCAGAGAACCTCCCCGGCACGTGGCACAAGAACCCGGAGGGCGAGCAGACCAAACCCTACGCCCGGGTGCTGGTCAACGGGAAGTTCAACGAGGTCCTCGACGGCTTCGACACGAAGATCGAGGACGGCGACCGCGTGAGCTTCGTCTACCCCTTCATCTTCTGTTGCTGA
- a CDS encoding winged helix-turn-helix domain-containing protein has product MVRDPLSGDDPPDLQSVLDALDDADCRTIIQHLDEPMTATEVSEECDIPMSTTYRKLDLLTEASLLAEGTEIRPDGHHATRYEVDFDAVAIGLTEDRELDVTIDRPSRTADERLASLWGEVRKET; this is encoded by the coding sequence ATGGTGCGCGATCCGCTGTCGGGCGACGACCCGCCCGACCTGCAGTCGGTGCTTGACGCGCTCGACGACGCCGACTGCCGGACCATCATCCAGCACCTCGACGAGCCGATGACGGCCACCGAGGTGTCGGAGGAGTGTGACATCCCCATGTCTACGACCTACAGAAAGCTCGACCTGCTGACCGAGGCGTCGCTGCTCGCCGAGGGGACGGAGATCAGACCCGACGGCCACCACGCGACCCGGTACGAAGTCGACTTCGACGCCGTCGCCATCGGACTGACCGAGGACCGGGAACTCGACGTGACCATCGACCGACCGTCCCGCACCGCCGACGAACGGCTCGCGTCGCTGTGGGGGGAGGTGCGCAAGGAGACATGA
- the purF gene encoding amidophosphoribosyltransferase → MANGRDHRTPDGMTEKCGVVGISLADRDAARPLYYSLYALQHRGQESAGIVTHDGFQQHSHVEMGLVGDVFDADDLGQLNGAAGIGHVRYPTSGGVNACCAQPFSVSFKSGSLGLAHNGNLVNAAEIRAELESLGHAFTSNGDTEVIAHDLARNLLEEDLVRAVKRTMSRIHGSYALTIMHDEAVLGVRDPEGNRPLCIGKLDDGYVLASESAAIDTLDGELVRDVAPGELIVLEPDGSGFDSYQLVDRDATAHCFFEHVYFARPDSVIDDGLVYEVRRNLGRELWTESGIETDVVMPVPDSGRSFASGYAEAANDDGADVEFAEGLMKNRYVGRTFIMPTQDERERAVRLKLNPIRSTVEGKTVTIIDDSIVRGTTSTQLVDLIRDAGAEEVHVRIGAPPIVAPCYMGIDMASRDELIAADRSVDDIREAIGADSLSYLSIDAIAGVLDRSRGDLCLGCVTGEYPYDIEGERTDRDVSRPVVGSESAPADD, encoded by the coding sequence ATGGCAAACGGGCGGGACCACCGGACCCCGGACGGGATGACCGAGAAGTGTGGCGTCGTCGGGATTTCGCTCGCCGACCGCGACGCCGCTCGTCCCCTGTACTACTCGCTGTACGCGCTCCAGCACCGGGGACAGGAGTCGGCCGGCATCGTGACTCACGACGGATTCCAGCAACACAGCCACGTGGAGATGGGTCTGGTGGGGGACGTCTTCGACGCCGACGACCTCGGGCAGTTGAACGGGGCGGCGGGGATCGGTCACGTCCGCTACCCCACCTCGGGCGGCGTCAACGCCTGTTGCGCCCAGCCGTTCTCCGTCTCGTTCAAGTCGGGATCGCTCGGCCTCGCACACAACGGCAACCTCGTCAACGCCGCGGAGATCCGGGCGGAACTGGAGTCGCTCGGCCACGCCTTCACCTCCAACGGTGACACCGAGGTGATCGCCCACGACCTCGCGCGCAACTTACTGGAGGAGGACCTCGTCCGGGCGGTCAAGCGAACGATGAGCCGCATCCACGGCTCCTACGCCCTGACGATCATGCACGACGAGGCGGTGCTCGGGGTCAGGGATCCGGAGGGGAACCGGCCGCTGTGCATCGGGAAACTCGACGACGGCTACGTGCTGGCCTCGGAGTCGGCGGCCATCGACACGCTCGACGGCGAACTCGTTCGCGACGTGGCACCGGGGGAACTGATCGTCCTCGAACCCGACGGCTCCGGCTTCGACTCCTATCAACTCGTCGACCGCGACGCCACGGCCCACTGCTTTTTCGAACACGTCTACTTCGCCCGCCCGGACTCGGTCATCGACGACGGCCTCGTCTACGAGGTGCGCCGGAACCTCGGGCGCGAACTCTGGACCGAGAGCGGCATCGAGACGGACGTGGTGATGCCGGTCCCCGACTCCGGGCGCTCCTTCGCCTCCGGTTACGCCGAGGCCGCGAACGACGACGGCGCCGACGTCGAGTTCGCGGAGGGACTGATGAAGAACCGCTACGTCGGCCGAACGTTCATCATGCCGACACAGGACGAACGCGAGCGCGCGGTGCGGCTGAAGCTCAACCCGATCCGCAGCACCGTCGAGGGGAAGACGGTCACCATCATCGACGACAGCATCGTCCGGGGCACCACCTCGACGCAACTGGTCGACCTGATCCGCGACGCCGGCGCCGAGGAGGTCCACGTCCGCATCGGCGCCCCGCCCATCGTCGCCCCCTGCTACATGGGCATCGACATGGCGAGTCGCGACGAACTCATCGCCGCCGATCGGAGCGTCGACGACATCCGCGAGGCCATCGGCGCCGACAGCCTCTCGTATCTCTCCATCGACGCCATCGCCGGCGTCCTCGACCGCTCTCGGGGCGACCTCTGTCTCGGCTGTGTGACCGGCGAGTACCCCTACGACATCGAGGGCGAGCGGACGGACCGCGACGTCTCCCGGCCCGTCGTCGGGAGCGAGTCCGCGCCGGCGGACGACTGA
- the nirK gene encoding copper-containing nitrite reductase, translating to MFETTRRRALQALGVGGAAAAAGCTVRAPTADAEKQRDRVEQQSTPSVDRIAADPTDIPEPIDRSEPAEVDVTLRPEEVTAEIEPGVTFDYMTYNGQVPGPMIRVRKGDTVNLTFENPSNNALPHNVDFHAAAGPGGGAEATMTAPGETAHLRFKATYPGAYIYHCAVPNLDMHISAGMFGIILVEPEEGMPSVDHELYLGQHEIYTDGQPGQEGTHSFDMAAMKREDPTYVVMNGEKYAMTPSVHGSAATVSTGDTARVYFVTGGPNLTSSFHPIGNVWEEFWPQGSLTTEPQTHIQTSPVAPGSTCIATMTFPVPGNFKLVDHALSRVARRGCLAIVTAEGEERPDVFDPDPQSGEGGTASA from the coding sequence ATGTTCGAAACCACCCGTCGCCGGGCGCTTCAGGCGCTCGGTGTCGGCGGTGCGGCGGCGGCGGCAGGGTGTACCGTTCGGGCGCCCACGGCGGACGCCGAGAAACAGCGCGACCGCGTTGAGCAGCAGTCCACGCCGAGCGTCGACCGGATCGCGGCCGACCCGACGGACATCCCGGAGCCGATCGACCGGAGCGAACCCGCGGAGGTCGACGTGACGCTCCGCCCCGAGGAGGTGACCGCCGAGATCGAACCCGGCGTCACGTTCGACTACATGACCTACAACGGGCAGGTGCCGGGGCCGATGATCCGGGTCCGGAAGGGCGACACGGTGAACCTCACCTTCGAGAACCCCTCGAACAACGCCCTGCCGCACAACGTCGACTTCCACGCGGCCGCGGGTCCCGGCGGCGGCGCCGAGGCGACGATGACCGCACCCGGGGAGACGGCCCACCTGCGGTTCAAGGCCACCTACCCCGGCGCGTACATCTACCACTGCGCCGTCCCGAACCTCGACATGCACATCAGCGCCGGCATGTTCGGGATCATCCTCGTCGAACCCGAGGAGGGGATGCCGTCGGTCGACCACGAACTCTACCTCGGCCAACACGAGATCTACACCGACGGCCAACCCGGACAGGAGGGCACCCACAGCTTCGACATGGCGGCGATGAAGCGGGAGGACCCGACCTACGTCGTCATGAACGGCGAGAAGTACGCCATGACGCCGAGCGTCCACGGGTCGGCGGCGACGGTGTCGACCGGCGACACCGCGCGGGTCTACTTCGTCACCGGCGGCCCGAACCTCACCAGCAGCTTCCACCCCATCGGCAACGTCTGGGAGGAGTTCTGGCCCCAGGGGTCGCTCACCACCGAGCCCCAGACCCACATCCAGACCTCGCCGGTCGCCCCCGGGAGCACGTGCATCGCGACGATGACCTTCCCCGTCCCGGGCAACTTCAAGCTCGTCGATCACGCGCTGAGTCGGGTCGCCCGCCGCGGCTGTCTGGCCATCGTCACCGCCGAGGGCGAGGAGCGCCCCGACGTCTTCGATCCGGACCCGCAGAGCGGGGAGGGTGGGACGGCGAGCGCCTGA
- a CDS encoding DUF7471 family protein, translated as MSLPFVSLHAVAGGVASVGLLAVVAVAALGAAVLLGLSFAAFVQRRSRPYLLIVAAFAALLGRSAVLGVSMLGVLSPTNHHLFEHGLDVVLVALVVAAVYYARTVRREVSAS; from the coding sequence ATGTCGCTCCCGTTCGTGTCGTTACACGCCGTCGCGGGCGGCGTCGCGTCGGTCGGTCTCCTCGCCGTCGTCGCCGTCGCCGCCCTGGGGGCCGCCGTCCTCCTCGGGCTCTCCTTTGCCGCCTTCGTGCAGCGACGGTCCCGACCCTACCTCCTGATCGTCGCCGCCTTCGCCGCGTTGCTCGGCCGCTCGGCCGTCCTCGGGGTGAGCATGCTCGGCGTCCTCTCGCCGACGAACCACCACCTCTTCGAACACGGCCTCGACGTGGTGCTGGTGGCGCTGGTGGTCGCGGCGGTGTACTACGCCCGGACCGTCCGCCGGGAGGTGTCGGCGTCGTGA
- a CDS encoding helix-turn-helix domain-containing protein, protein MPTARLAVTLPEDVWIADLSSRYPDATFRVLAALPDDETGVGLVEITAADLEAVLSRLDRTAGVRVFEVLHRGDDRALVQFETDDPLLLLSVRNSRAPFEPPVTIVDGVADLEITASRDRLSSLAEQFRTFGLEFDVRSVRTSMDPESVVSDRQRDLLETAVELGYYDTPRTCTLTALAEHLGIAKSTASERLHRAESAIVRAFVSDASVVDERAHSTE, encoded by the coding sequence ATGCCCACGGCTCGACTCGCGGTGACGCTCCCCGAGGACGTCTGGATCGCCGACCTCTCCTCGCGGTATCCGGACGCGACCTTCCGCGTCCTCGCAGCGCTCCCCGACGACGAGACGGGCGTCGGCCTGGTCGAAATCACGGCCGCCGACCTCGAGGCCGTCCTCTCGCGGCTCGATCGGACCGCTGGCGTCCGGGTGTTCGAGGTGCTCCACCGCGGCGACGACCGGGCGCTGGTCCAGTTCGAGACGGACGACCCGCTGCTTCTCCTCTCGGTTCGCAACTCGCGGGCGCCGTTCGAACCGCCCGTCACCATCGTCGACGGCGTCGCGGACCTCGAAATCACCGCCTCCCGGGATCGGCTGTCGTCGCTCGCGGAGCAGTTCCGCACCTTCGGGCTGGAGTTCGACGTGCGGTCGGTCCGCACCTCGATGGACCCCGAGTCGGTCGTGAGCGACCGCCAGCGCGACCTGCTCGAGACGGCGGTCGAGCTGGGCTACTACGACACGCCGAGAACGTGTACGCTGACGGCGCTCGCGGAGCATCTCGGCATCGCGAAGTCGACGGCCAGCGAACGGCTCCACCGGGCCGAGAGCGCCATCGTCCGGGCGTTCGTCTCCGACGCGAGCGTCGTCGACGAGCGCGCCCACAGTACCGAGTGA